One region of Cucurbita pepo subsp. pepo cultivar mu-cu-16 chromosome LG03, ASM280686v2, whole genome shotgun sequence genomic DNA includes:
- the LOC111791044 gene encoding protein PROTON GRADIENT REGULATION 5, chloroplastic-like, whose translation MATSVSVAGFHKPLYSTFHGGWGTSICGDNSTVLIKSVPEAVRVTKPVRFLPVMKNINEGKGLFAPVVVLARNIIGKKRFNQLRGKAIALHSQVITEFCKSIGADAKQRQGLIRLAKKNGERLGFLA comes from the exons ATGGCAACTTCAGTTTCTGTAGCTGGGTTTCATAAGCCTCTTTACTCCACCTTCCATGGAGGATGGGGGACTTCAATTTGCGGCGACAACAGCACCGTGCTGATCAAGTCAGTCCCGGAAGCCGTTCGAGTCACAAAGCCCGTAAGATTCCTGCCAGTGAtgaagaatattaatgaaggGAAAGGACTATTTGCACCTGTTGTTGTTCTTGCCCGAAATATTATTGGAAAGAAGCGTTTCAATCAGTTGAGAGGCAAGGCCATTGCCCTGCACTCCCAG GTAATTACTGAGTTCTGCAAATCTATAGGAGCTGATGCAAAGCAAAGGCAGGGTTTGATTAGGTTAGCCAAGAAGAATGGAGAAAGATTAGGATTCCTTGCTTGA
- the LOC111789958 gene encoding uncharacterized protein LOC111789958: MGGDSRAVNGYDERSVDSAAAGEVGDHRNGEDDSESNALLPPRRGGMSRKSNKPRMKVRWNDSNGNNLAEILEFQPSDVSDSGDEESDSCSCMIM; encoded by the exons ATGGGCGGCGATTCTAGGGCTGTTAATGGCTACGATGAGAGGTCTGTGGACTCTGCGGCGGCGGGAGAAGTTGGCGATCATAGAAACGGCGAAGATGACAGTGAATCGAATGCTCTATTGCCGCCGCGGCGCGGCGGAATGTCGAGGAAATCGAATAAGCCGAGGATGAAAGTCCGGTGGAATGACAGTAATGGTAATAACCTAGCGGAGATTTTGGAGTTTCAACCGAG CGACGTGAGCGATTCCGGGGACGAGGAGTCTGATTCTTGCAGCTGTATGATTATGTAG
- the LOC111791043 gene encoding acid phosphatase 1-like: protein MAKSLLPHLSVFLFLFITATASASDWNILSQRSRNGLKISLKNYCESWRLNVELHNIRFFHVVPEECVSYIGKYVTSTQYKVDSERTIEECIVYLTKGCALKGDGTDAWIFDIDDTLISTVPYYKKNQFGGKKLNLTDLEAWMSKAKAPLLDHSLRLFNMLKARGVDIILISARRENLRSATIENLVQVGYHGWTNLILRSPEDEKKEVEQYKTDVRRRLVNGGYNIWGNVGNQYSSIEGKPRGRRTFKLPNPMYYVY from the exons ATGGCGAAATCTCTACTACCCCATCTCTCCgttttcctcttccttttcatCACTGCAACTGCATCGGCTTCAGACTGGAACATTCTGAGCCAGAGGTCCAGAAATGGCCTCAAAATCAGCCTTAAAAACTACTGCGAAAGCTGGAGATTGAACGTCGAGCTTCACAATATCCGATTCTTCCATGTGGTGCCTGAGGAATGCGTTAGCTACATTGGCAAATACGTTACCTCCACTCAATACAAAGTTGATTCCGAGAGGACGATCGAGGAGTGCATTGTGTACCTTACCAAGGGCTGTGCCCTTAAAGGTGATGGCACTGATGCTTGGATCTTCGACATCGATGATACCCTCATCTCCACTGTCCCCTATTacaagaaaaatcaatttgg GGGGAAGAAATTGAACCTGACGGATTTGGAGGCGTGGATGAGCAAGGCCAAAGCACCACTTTTGGATCACTCATTGAGGCTTTTCAATATGCTGAAAGCGAGAGGAGTGGACATCATTTTGATATCCGCGAGACGGGAAAATCTCAGATCTGCCACCATTGAGAATCTTGTTCAAGTGGGCTACCATGGATGGACCAATCTCATCTTAAG GAGCCCTGAAGATGAGAAGAAGGAAGTGGAGCAATACAAGACAGATGTGAGAAGGCGATTGGTGAATGGAGGGTACAACATTTGGGGGAATGTGGGAAATCAATATAGCAGCATTGAAGGAAAGCCAAGGGGAAGAAGAACATTCAAGCTTCCAAATCCAATGTATTATGTCTATTAA
- the LOC111791336 gene encoding uncharacterized protein LOC111791336, with the protein MEQTSTDARKDRQREIGSFRDRNNDEELLENGDLDLSKYSISRGLNQKVMLPHALYLKSKQYRISKNYARDSGFNCNIELDYKVPKYMVTIDEKYLRRCLDLIQISASKPVRCNDSINSSSVKTGAALTESLSTSKLRMRGMDGLERFVIACPSTGEDGNTVISSSKLWFVGSIMGSKSMINILKSPLLHQLGIKEETSSFVRMDVNDVEGFAGSKFIDSPNGVDISSLKKLENAEPTKGSHRDGSDTANERFFSTPSRNSLCSDQSSSGSASTPLCQGMLQFTWKEGSPHFVFSVDDEKEVYVADSSKVVSADNNALDYVYLFRSTKSGLKDHEVRNTRPRIVGKMTVSSSYSVCPNNSRVVDTEFVLFGGIENSDVETNASNTIFKKNKVFPRKVAEVFRTSNSSKQNRSSVLKDSCPWEPYSNKRNSSDDLICARSLPPNLELAAVVVRDHLPEDRGSRVGGWGLKFLQRVEAKQTIQADCCMRNSAKCSTSMNVLIPAGLHGGPRTRNGGPSTLMERWRSNGLCDCGGWDIGCPLTVLEGQSVNDNTSRQADVQECRAFNIHAKGCENGPPTLRMVNIRDGLYFVHFQSKLSSLQCFSIAVAIVHSRSPGLKPRNVQELKVVSIKQ; encoded by the exons ATGGAACAAACATCTACCGATGCTCGGAAAGATCGGCAAAGAGAAATCGGTTCTTTCCGTGACAGAAACAACGACGAGGAGTTGTTAGAAAATGGTGATTTGGATCTGTCGAAGTACTCAATATCAAGAGGATTGAATCAGAAGGTAATGCTGCCTCATGCATTGTATTTGAAGTCTAAGCAATACCGAATCAGTAAAAACTATGCTCGTGATTCGGGTTTTAACTGTAATATAGAGTTAGACTATAAGGTTCCGAAGTATATGGTGACGATAGATGAGAAATATCTTCGACGATGCTTGGATTTGATTCAGATTAGTGCATCGAAGCCTGTACGTTGTAACGATTCTATAAACTCAAGCTCTGTGAAGACTGGTGCTGCTTTGACTGAAAGCTTGAGTACGAGTAAATTACGGATGAGAGGGATGGATGGTTTGGAAAGGTTCGTTATCGCGTGCCCTTCAACTGGGGAGGATGGCAACACGGTCATAAGCTCGAGTAAACTGTGGTTTGTTGGTTCAATTATGGGAAGTAAGAGCATGATCAACATATTGAAGAGTCCTTTATTGCATCAACTCGGTATCAAAGAGGAAACTTCGAGTTTCGTAAGAATGGACGTGAATGATGTCGAAGGCTTCGCAGGCAGCAAATTTATAGACTCTCCCAATGGTGTGGATATATCTTCATTGAAGAAGCTAGAAAATGCAGAACCGACGAAGGGAAGCCATCGAGATGGATCTGATACAGCAAACGAGAGGTTTTTCTCCACACCGAGCAGGAATTCTTTATGTTCTGATCAGTCTTCTTCGGGTTCAGCGTCCACACCGCTTTGCCAAGGTATGCTTCAGTTCACATGGAAGGAAGGAAGCCCTCACTTCGTTTTCTCTGTAGATGATGAGAAGGAGGTCTATGTGGCCGACTCGTCGAAGGTCGTGTCAGCTGATAATAACGCATTGGACtatgtttatttgtttcgTTCGACAAAGAGTGGTCTAAAGGATCACGAGGTTAGGAATACCAGACCCCGTATTGTTGGCAAGATGACGGTGTCGTCTTCTTATAGTGTCTGTCCGAATAATTCAAGAGTTGTGGATACTGAATTCGTGTTGTTTGGTGGTATCGAAAATTCTGACGTAGAGACGAATGCTTCAAacaccatttttaaaaagaataaggTGTTTCCAAGAAAGGTGGCTGAAGTATTTAGGACAAGTAACTCATCTAAACAGAATAGATCTAGTGTCTTGAAGGATTCTTGTCCTTGGGAACCATACTCGAATAAACGCAACAGCTCCGATGACTTAATTTGTGCTCGTAGCCTTCCTCCGAATCTTGAATTGGCTGCTGTTGTCGTGAGAGACCATCTTCCGGAAGATCGTGGCAGCCGAGTTGGAGGTTGGGGTTTAAAGTTCCTCCAACGGGTCGAGGCCAAACAAACAATACAGGCTGACTGTTGTATGCGAAACAGCGCAAAATGTTCGACGAGCATGAATGTTCTTATTCCTGCTGGTCTCCATGGCGGGCCTAGAACAAGGAACGGTGGTCCTTCCACTCTCATGGAACGATGGAGATCGAATGGACTCTGTGATTGTGGTGGTTGGGACATCGGATGCCCTCTAACGGTACTTGAAGGCCAATCCGTCAACGATAATACTTCTCGCCAAGCAGACGTGCAAGAATGCAGGGCATTTAACATACATGCTAAG GGTTGTGAGAATGGTCCTCCAACATTGAGGATGGTGAACATCCGCGACGGCTTGTACTTTGTTCATTTTCAATCGAAACTATCGTCTCTGCAATGTTTCTCGATTGCAGTGGCGATCGTCCATTCGCGAAGTCCCGGTCTCAAACCCAGAAATGTACAGGAGTTAAAAGTAGTTAGCATAAAGCAGTAG
- the LOC111791042 gene encoding actin-related protein 2/3 complex subunit 2B: MACFQRASPALKEILLKLYSSENPTEIEHHLHEFGSVQYHIQSFISDSLHVYLSIATPLLSQGVLLSDGLSPYTLEMVKQICSHAVEIIEPAKEGYKLTLRIDFAKIMHEEEPEKIITDIAAVHAVILSSQLKEMLLNVNSPALFQGTSRPIKLVYHPREPFFVIKQPQKILIVFPIRFKENTDVIIATAFFRELMDVGSSEKWSKTPPCCWSPIPPPELRGEPLEELSTNGGFVTFDISVHHVEGNRLEKTVWSLLNFNAYVKYHVKTTRGFIQRRMRKRLEGLVEILHQKTSDDGLLNKGQGIKYMKKLAARTKRIKQKCHSLSRKIKRIRFRIKIPGFARFRRRWLKFPTFPSSIRYTRLK, from the exons ATGGCTTGCTTTCAGAGAGCTTCACCAGCTTTGAAGGAGATCCTCCTTAAGCTCTACAG TTCGGAAAATCCGACAGAAATTGAGCATCACTTGCATGAATTTGGTTCTGTTCAGTACCATATCCAG TCTTTCATATCGGATTCACTGCACGTTTACTTGTCGATTGCTACTCCATTGTTGTCACAAGGGGTTCTTTTATCTGATGGGCTCTCGCCATATACTCTCGAGATGGTAAAACAAATTTGCTCTCATGCTGTTGAGATCATTGAACCTGCAAAAGAAGGATACAAACTTACTCTAAGAATCGACTTTGCAAAAATTATGCATGAGGAAG AGCCAGAAAAGATAATTACAGACATTGCTGCTGTTCATGCAGTGATCCTAAGTTCTCAGCTAAAAGAAATGTTGCTAAACGTTAATTCTCCTGCTCTATTTCAAGGAACCTCCAGACCCATCAAACTTGTATATCATCCGAGGGAACCATTCTTTGTTATCAAGCAG CCCCAAAAGATCCTCATAGTCTTCCCAATTCGTTTCAAGGAAAATACAGATGTGATCATTGCGACCGCGTTCTTTCGG GAACTTATGGATGTGGGAAGCTCTGAAAAATGGTCAAAAACACCTCCTTGTTGTTGGTCACCCATACCCCCTCCAGAACTAAGAGGCGAACCTTTAGAAGAACTGAGCACGAATGGAGGATTCGTCACGTTCG ATATTTCTGTGCACCACGTTGAAGGTAACAGGCTTGAGAAGACTGTGTGGAGTTTGCTGAACTTTAATGCATATGTTAAGTACCATGTAAAG ACAACCAGAGGCTTTATCCAGAGAAGGATGAGGAAGCGGTTAGAAGGGCTTGTTGAG ATCTTACATCAGAAAACCTCAGATGATGGCCTACTCAACAAGGGTCAAG GCATTAAGTATATGAAGAAATTGGCAGCTAGAACTAAACGCATCAAACAGAAATGTCATAGTCTGAGCAGGAAGATCAAGAGAATCCGGTTTCGAATTAAAATTCCTGGATTTGCACGGTTTCGTCGAAGATGGCTAAAGTTCCCAACGTTTCCTTCTTCAATCCGATACACCAGATTAAAATGA